From the genome of Triticum aestivum cultivar Chinese Spring chromosome 3B, IWGSC CS RefSeq v2.1, whole genome shotgun sequence, one region includes:
- the LOC123065139 gene encoding uncharacterized protein, translating into MEMMHKATESAYDEDNGKGKDVTSTEENDPWNPPYPPGVPAPAKDVTEHIKLIKQWMSQKHAFLAASRTAHTIIPDRTPEKIFLDTVRLIAERTDDLLAEVRKYIKDGKLAETAVLLLAAQKKIRAGSSFKENGNSKTDGFSIISHVCTEDAVAIDSQITQNRVRKKQQLKADKKLRRMALLLVIVICEAGEALDAYIRAHPEVPYAMQVAHDEVLKRVSSILNNHGFCPTGECINIENLCPYDQQSSSLSDNMLSNKHDGYATAEMVARKKQPRGWELEHARRSFVPYWKAVLFSQLEARACSSPMIESKAIREMDEILNKAAEEGSSPIPHSNLGLSGRISRLTSNHRSRRLFGTAASTVLKLLKHA; encoded by the exons ATGGAGATGATGCACAAGGCAACTGAATCTGCTTATGATGAAGATAATGGTAAAGGTAAGGATGTAACAAGCACGGAGGAAAACGATCCGTGGAATCCTCCATATCCTCCTGGTGTTCCTGCTCCTGCTAAAGACGTGACTGAGCATATCAAATTAATCAAGCAG TGGATGAGTCAAAAACATGCTTTTCTTGCTGCCTCCAGAACAGCCCATACGATCATCCCAGACCGTACTCCTGAG AAGATCTTCTTGGATACAGTCAGACTGATTGCAGAAAGAACAGATGATCTACTTGCCGAGGTCAGGAAATACATAAAGGATGGAAAGCTTGCCGAAACAGCAGTTTTGCTCCTGGCAGCTCAAAAGAAGATCCGCGCGGGATCTTCGTTCAAGGAAAATGGCAATAGCAAGACAGATGGGTTTAGTATTATCTCTCATGTTTGTACAGAGGATGCTGTTGCCATAGATTCACAGATTACTCAAAACAGAGTTAGAAAGAAGCAGCAGCTGAAGGCGGACAAAAAGCTTAGGCGTATGGCATTGCTGCTTGTTATTGTAATTTGCGAAGCTGGCGAAGCTCTTGATGCATACATTCGGGCACATCCAGAG GTCCCCTATGCCATGCAGGTGGCTCACGATGAGGTTCTGAAACGTGTCTCATCGATTCTGAATAACCATGGTTTTTGTCCTACTGGAGAATGCATCAACATAGAAAATCT CTGCCCCTATGATCAACAATCATCCTCTCTGTCAGACAACATGTTGTCCAACAAACATGATGGATATGCTACAGCTGAGATG GTTGCCAGAAAGAAACAGCCTAGAGGATGGGAGCTCGAACATGCAAGGAGAAGCTTCGTCCCATACTGGAAGGCAGTGTTATTTTCCCAGTTGGAAGCAAGGGCGTGCTCCAGTCCCATGATAGAATCGAAAGCCATTAGAGAGATGGATGAAATTCTGAATAAGGCAGCCGAAGAAGGATCATCTCCGATTCCACATAGCAATCTTGGTTTGTCGGGAAGAATTTCGCGATTGACAAGTAATCATCGATCCAGAAGGCTGTTTGGTACTGCGGCATCAACAGTCTTGAAACTGTTAAAGCATGCATAA